From one Triticum aestivum cultivar Chinese Spring chromosome 4B, IWGSC CS RefSeq v2.1, whole genome shotgun sequence genomic stretch:
- the LOC123093971 gene encoding phospholipase D alpha 2 produces the protein MAHRLLHGTLHATILEADKLTHPDRATGGAPEILRKLVEGLEESIGRGKGSTRLYATIDLGRARVGRTRVLAGDPVNPRWYEDFHIYCAHFAAHVVFTVKAAQPIGATLLGRAYLPVRELLDAEDGHEIERRLDILDATKQKLPHGPTIQVRLRFCDVAANRGEWGAGVGSARNPGVPYTFFSQRPGCRVTLYQDAHTPDAFAPRIPLSGGRSYQQGRCWEDVFDAISDARHLVYITGWSVYTEITLVRDAARPRPGGDATLGELLKRKASEGVRVLMLVWDDRTSVESLGMTWGYMDTHDAVTASYFRGTDVRCVLCPRNPDAGRSAVMGLETACLISHHQKIIAVDHDMPVRGSSSRRRIVSFVGGLDLCDGRYDTQFHSLFRTLDTAHRNDFHQISIADASIDKGGPRQPWHDIHARIEGPAAWDILYNFEQRWRKQGGDRDLLVDLNALASLIIPPSAVTFPEDQEAWNVQVFRSIDGGASCGFPTTPEEAARSGLVSGKNSTIDRSIQDAYIHAIRRANHFIYIENQYFLGSSFAWKADGIKPEDIEALHLIPRELSLKIVSKIEAGEHFVVYVVVPMWPEGDPEKKSMQAILDWQRRTMDMMYYDIAIALEANGIDANPKDYLTFFCLGNREVKRSEEYEPADRPLPESSYERAQNARRFMIYVHSKMMIVDDEYIIIGSANINQRSMDGGRDSEIAMGAFQPHHLNAKGQVARGQVHGFRMSLWYEHLGMLHDDFLNPGSLECVQRVNKMADKYWDLYASDELNDDLPGHLLTYPVAVSKDGTVTELPGAKCFPDTEAPVLGIKAKLLPPILTT, from the exons ATGGCTCACCGGCTGCTGCACGGCACCCTCCACGCCACCATCTTGGAGGCCGACAAGCTCACCCACCCCGACCGTGCCACCGGCGGCGCCCCCGAGATCCTCCGCAAG TTGGTGGAAGGGCTCGAGGAGAGCATCGGGCGGGGCAAGGGGTCGACGCGGCTCTACGCGACCATCGACCTCGGCAGGGCGCGCGTGGGCCGCACGCGGGTCCTCGCCGGCGACCCGGTGAACCCGCGCTGGTACGAGGACTTCCACATCTACTGCGCGCACTTCGCCGCCCACGTCGTCTTCACCGTCAAGGCCGCGCAGCCCATCGGCGCCACGCTCCTCGGCCGCGCCTATCTCCCTGTCCGGGAGCTGCTCGACGCCGAGGACGGCCATGAGATCGAGCGCCGGCTCGACATCCTCGACGCGACCAAGCAGAAGCTCCCCCACGGGCCCACGATTCAGGTGCGGCTCAGGTTCTGCGACGTCGCCGCCAACCGCGGCGAGTGgggcgccggcgtcggcagcgCGCGGAACCCTGGGGTGCCCTACACGTTTTTCTCCCAGCGGCCGGGGTGCAGGGTCACGCTGTACCAGGACGCGCACACCCCGGACGCGTTCGCGCCCAGGATCCCGCtctccggcggccggagctacCAGCAGGGACGGTGCTGGGAGGACGTGTTCGACGCCATCAGCGACGCGCGCCACCTCGTGTACATCACCGGCTGGTCCGTGTACACCGAGATCACGCTGGTACGGGacgccgcccggccgcgccccgGCGGCGACGCCACCCTGGGCGAGCTCCTCAAGCGCAAGGCCAGCGAGGGCGTGCGCGTGCTCATGCTGGTCTGGGACGACCGCACCTCCGTCGAGTCCCTCGGCATGACATGGGGGTACATGGACACGCACGACGCCGTGACGGCGAGCTACTTCCGCGGCACCGACGTGCGGTGCGTCCTCTGCCCGCGGAACCCCGACGCCGGCAGAAGCGCCGTCATGGGCCTGGAGACCGCCTGCCTGATCAGCCACCACCAGAAGATCATCGCGGTCGACCACGACATGCCGGTGAGGGGCAGCTCGAGCCGCCGCCGCATAGTCAGCTTCGTCGGCGGCCTCGACCTCTGCGACGGGCGCTACGACACGCAGTTCCACTCCCTGTTCAGGACGCTGGACACGGCGCACCGAAACGACTTCCACCAAATCAGCATTGCCGACGCGTCCATCGACAAGGGCGGTCCGAGGCAGCCATGGCACGACATCCATGCCAGGATCGAAGGTCCGGCCGCGTGGGACATCCTCTACAACTTCGAGCAGCGGTGGAGGAAGCAAGGTGGCGACCGTGATCTCCTCGTGGATCTGAACGCCTTGGCGAGCCTCATCATCCCGCCTTCCGCCGTGACGTTCCCCGAAGACCAGGAGGCGTGGAACGTGCAGGTGTTCCGGTCCATCGACGGCGGAGCGAGCTGCGGCTTTCCTACCACTCCCGAGGAAGCCGCCCGATCGGGCCTTGTGAGTGGCAAGAACAGCACCATTGACAGGAGCATCCAGGACGCCTACATCCACGCGATACGCCGCGCGAACCACTTCATCTACATCGAGAACCAGTACTTCCTTGGCAGCTCATTCGCGTGGAAAGCCGACGGCATAAAGCCGGAGGATATCGAGGCACTGCATCTGATTCCCAGAGAGCTTTCGCTCAAGATTGTGAGCAAGATTGAGGCTGGTGAACATTTCGTGGTCTATGTTGTGGTGCCAATGTGGCCGGAAGGTGACCCGGAAAAGAAATCCATGCAGGCAATACTAGATTGGCAGAGAAGGACCATGGACATGATGTACTATGACATTGCCATCGCACTTGAGGCCAATGGGATCGACGCGAACCCCAAGGACTACCTCACCTTCTTTTGCTTGGGGAACAGGGAAGTGAAGAGGAGCGAAGAGTATGAACCCGCTGATCGTCCATTGCCTGAGTCAAGCTATGAAAGGGCGCAGAACGCCCGGCGGTTCATGATCTATGTTCACTCCAAGATGATGATAG TTGATGACGAATACATCATCATCGGATCTGCCAACATCAACCAGCGGTCCATGGACGGGGGAAGGGACTCGGAGATCGCCATGGGCGCATTCCAGCCGCACCACCTAAACGCCAAAGGCCAGGTTGCCAGAGGGCAGGTCCATGGCTTTCGGATGTCGCTGTGGTACGAGCACCTGGGCATGCTGCACGACGATTTCCTCAACCCTGGGAGCCTGGAGTGCGTCCAGAGGGTGAACAAGATGGCTGACAAGTACTGGGACCTCTATGCCAGCGATGAGCTCAACGACGACCTCCCTGGGCACCTTCTCACGTACCCAGTCGCCGTGAGCAAGGACGGCACCGTGACGGAGCTGCCTGGGGCCAAGTGCTTCCCTGACACGGAGGCTCCGGTGCTCGGAATCAAAGCCAAATTACTGCCCCCTATTCTCACCACATAG
- the LOC123089717 gene encoding germin-like protein 8-5, protein MEVNADDFFKAANLDKPRVTNKVGSNVTLINVMQIAGLNTLGISIARIDYAPLGQNPPHTHPRATEILTVLEGTLYVGFGTSNQPAPNRNKFLSKVLHKGDVFVFPVGLFHFQFNPNPHQPAVAIAALSSQNPGAITIANAVFGSDPPISDDVLAEAFQVEKNTIDYLQAQFWENNHN, encoded by the coding sequence ATGGAGGTCAACGCTGATGACTTCTTCAAGGCAGCCAACCTCGACAAGCCTAGGGTGACCAACAAGGTTGGATCCAACGTCACTTTGATCAACGTCATGCAGATTGCTGGACTCAACACCCTCGGCATCTCAATTGCGCGCATCGACTATGCTCCCTTGGGTCAGAACCCACCACATACGCACCCTCGTGCCACTGAGATCCTCACGGTGCTCGAGGGGACACTCTATGTTGGCTTTGGCACATCCAACCAGCCCGCCCCCAACAGAAACAAGTTCCTCTCCAAGGTGCTCCACAAAGGTGATGTGTTTGTCTTCCCCGTGGGACTCTTCCACTTCCAATTCAACCCCAACCCCCACCAGCCCGCTGTTGCAATTGCCGCGCTCAGCAGCCAGAACCCAGGGGCTATCACAATTGCCAATGCGGTGTTTGGGTCGGACCCACCAATATCAGATGATGTTCTTGCCGAGGCATTTCAGGTGGAAAAGAATACAATAGACTATCTGCAGGCTCAATTTTGGGAGAACAACCACAACTAA
- the LOC123089718 gene encoding germin-like protein 8-5, whose translation MASSPSFLLLVALLALVSWQAVASDPGPLQDFCVADMQSPVRVNGFVCKNPMEVNADDFFKAAALDKPRVTNKIGSNVTLINVMQIAGLNTLGISIARIDYAPLGQNPPHTHPRATEILTVLEGTLHVGFVTSNLPAPARNKFFLKVLNKGDAFVFPVGLIHFQFNPNPHQPAVAIAALSSQNPGAITIANAVFGSDPSISDGVLAKAFQVEKNTIDWLQAQFWENNHN comes from the exons ATGGCATCctccccttctttccttctcctcgTTGCTCTTCTTGCCTTGGTCTCATGGCAGGCCGTTGCCTCTGATCCTGGCCCGCTCCAGGACTTTTGTGTTGCCGACATGCAATCACCAG TGCGTGTCAATGGATTTGTTTGCAAGAACCCGATGGAGGTCAACGCTGATGACTTCTTCAAGGCAGCCGCCCTCGATAAGCCTAGGGTGACCAACAAGATTGGATCCAACGTCACCTTGATCAATGTCATGCAGATTGCTGGACTCAACACCCTCGGCATCTCAATCGCGCGCATCGACTATGCTCCCTTAGGCCAGAACCCTCCACACACGCACCCCCGCGCCACGGAGATCCTCACGGTGCTCGAGGGAACACTGCACGTTGGCTTTGTCACATCCAACCTGCCCGCCCCAGCCAGAAACAAGTTCTTCTTAAAGGTGCTCAACAAAGGTGATGCGTTTGTCTTCCCTGTGGGGCTCATCCACTTCCAATTCAACCCTAACCCCCACCAGCCCGCCGTTGCAATTGCCGCGCTCAGTAGCCAGAACCCAGGGGCTATCACAATTGCCAACGCGGTGTTTGGGTCAGACCCATCAATATCCGATGGTGTTCTTGCCAAGGCGTTTCAGGTGGAAAAGAATACAATAGACTGGCTCCAGGCTCAGTTCTGGGAGAACAACCACAACTAA
- the LOC123089719 gene encoding germin-like protein 8-11, with product MASSSSFLLLAALLALVSWQATASDPSPLQDFCVADMNSPVRVNGFVCKNPMEVNADDFFKAANLDKPRVTNKVGSNVTLINVMQIAGLNTLGISITRIDYAPLGQNPPHTHPRATEILTVLEGTLYVGFVTSNQPAPNKNKFLSKLLNKGDVFVFPVGLIHFQFNPNPHKPAVAIAALSSQNPGAITIANAVFGSDPQISDDVLAKAFQVEKNTIDWLQAQFWENNHN from the exons ATGGCAtcctcctcttccttccttctcctcgcCGCTCTTCTTGCGTTGGTCTCATGGCAGGCCACTGCCTCCGATCCTAGCCCCCTCCAGGACTTTTGTGTGGCCGACATGAATTCACCAG TTCGTGTCAATGGCTTTGTTTGCAAGAACCCGATGGAAGTTAACGCAGATGATTTCTTCAAGGCAGCCAACCTCGACAAGCCTAGGGTGACCAACAAGGTTGGATCCAACGTCACTTTGATCAACGTCATGCAGATTGCTGGACTCAACACCCTCGGCATCTCAATCACGCGCATCGACTATGCTCCTTTGGGCCAGAACCCACCACATACGCACCCCCGTGCCACTGAGATCCTCACGGTGCTCGAGGGGACACTGTACGTTGGCTTTGTCACATCCAACCAGCCCGCCCCAAACAAAAACAAGTTCCTCTCCAAGTTGCTCAACAAAGGTGATGTGTTTGTCTTCCCGGTGGGGCTCATTCACTTCCAATTCAACCCCAACCCCCACAAGCCCGCCGTTGCAATTGCTGCGCTAAGCAGCCAGAACCCAGGGGCTATCACAATTGCCAATGCGGTGTTTGGGTCGGACCCACAAATATCCGATGATGTTCTTGCCAAGGCGTTTCAGGTGGAAAAGAATACAATAGACTGGCTCCAGGCTCAGTTCTGGGAGAACAACCACAACTAA